In the genome of Candidatus Omnitrophota bacterium, the window GCAGGCTGGCTTTTTGCCTTTCCGCCCGCAGAACGATTTTACGCCAGGTTCCGAAATCTTCCGGCTCCATGCGCGCTTTGAGAATCGCCTTGTAGCCCACGACGAGGTCGCCCATGCCGCGGTCTCTCAGATTGATCTGATACCCTTTATCCGGCCAAGGCTTCCCTTCCAGATTGGCGCGGAAGAAAATGCCGCTGTCGTAGCCTTCCACCAAAGGCTTGGCTTCGAGTTCCAGGATAAAATCATCAACCATTGCGTCCGTGCGCAGCCAACCCATGCCCTCTACGAGATGGAGTTCTTTTTTTTCCGGATCCACAGTGAACTTAACGTCGTTCATCCCCGTCCAGCCCGATAAATCCTTGCCGTTGAATAGGTCTGTCCATCCGCTTTCTTGCGCCGATGCAGAAACGGAAATCAGCGCCGCTATCCCTATCGCCGTCATGATCTTTTCTGATTTCAACATATCCGCCCCTTTCTTAATCCAGCTGACAAATTAAAGTAAAGCGATTTGCCATATTACCTTATCCGATCGGATTGGAGTAGCCAGCCGATGTTCGAAAAAATCGCCCAACCTATTCTTGCTATAACCTGTTTTTGCATCTTGATGCAGGATAGTGCATTCGCCGGTTATCCTTCCTTTCTCGACGGCGAAACGCCCAAAGACTACGTCTGTTGCCGCGCCTCCAGCCTCATGAATATTGACGGCCGTTTGGACGAATCGTCATGGGCCGACGCTTCCTGGACCGATCCTTTTCAGGATATCGAAGGCGATAAGAAGCCTGCGCCGCGCTATGCCACGCGGGCGAAGATGCTTTGGGACGACGAATATTTTTATATCGCCGCCTACTTGGAAGAACCGCATGTGTGGGGAACCTTGACGGAGCGCGATTGCGTGATTTTCAACGACAACGATTTCGAAGTCTTCATCGATCCCAACGGAGACAATCACGAATATTACGAATTCGAGATGAACGCTTTAAACACGGTTTGGGACCTCTTCCTGCCTAAACCGTATAAAGACGGCGTAGAACCGCAAAACGACTGGAATATCGCCGGACTTAAGACAGGCGTTCATATCGACGGGACGATCAACGATCCCTCGGATGAAGATAAAGGCTGGTCGCTGGAAATCGCCTTTCCCTGGAAAGCGTTGGCGCAGTACGCCCATTGTCCCGCGCCGCCGCAAAACGGCGACTATTGGCGCATCGATTTTTCCCGCGTGGAATGGCAAATTCGAATCGAAGACGGAAAATACCGAAAAGTTCCCCGAACGAAAGAAGACAACTGGATATGGTCGCCGCCCGGCGTCATCGACATGCACCGCCCGGAGCGTTGGGGGTATGTTCAATTCTCCACAGCGAAGCCTGGAGTGGATTCGTTCCAGCCCGACGCGGCGTATGGCGCCAAAATCTATTTGCATAAAATCTATTACGCGCAACGGGAATTTCAGAAACAAAACCAACGTTGGGCGAATAATCTGGAAGAATTGCAACTCAACCAGATTGCTCTTCCTCCAGGAACCTCCGCGCCCCGCATCGAATCGACAACGGATGGTTATACGGCGTCGTTGGAACTGACGTTGCCCGGCGGCGCCGTGAAAAAATGGAATATCCGCCAGGATTCGCTTCTTTGGAAAGACTGACACAGCGGCATTATGAAGATAAAAGATAAAATCTCCGCCGTTCTCTCCCATCGCCAAATGCCTTGGATCATGGCGCTTCTGGCCATGTTTTTGATCCTTCCTTCCCTGCGAGTCGGTTGGCAACTAGACGATAACTTCCATCGCCTTATTCTTCTGGGGAAAACGCCGCCTAGCGGCGTGAAAATATCGCCTCTCAGCTTATTTTCGTTCCTTAATGGCGATTCCGTCAAAACTCATGCTTTGATGGACGAAGGGTATCTTCCCTGGTGGACGTTGGAAGATATCCGCATTCGCTTTTTCCGCCCGCTTACGATTTTCACGCACTGGCTCGATTACCGTTTATGGCCGAACAACGCCGCGCTGATGCACCTGCAAAGCATATTATGGTATGGCGCCTTGATCGCGGCAGCGGCGTTCTTCTATCGGAGAATGTTGGGAGCGGGATGGGTGGCGGGACTAGCGGCGTTTTTCTACGCCGCTGACAAAGCCCATGGAGTGCCCGCTGGATGGCTGGCCAATCGCAATGCGGTGCTGGCGGCGTTCTTCGGCCTCTTGACGCTGATCCTTCATGACCGCTGGCGGCGGGACGGTTGGCGTCCGGCAAGAGCGCTGGCGCCGCTTTCCTTCCTGCTGGCGCTTCTCTCGGCGGAATTCGGAGTAGGAACAGCGGCGTATCTATTCGCTTACGCCGTCTTCATCGAACGAGGAAGACGCTCCGATAAATTCCTATCTCTGCTTCCTTACGGCCTTATTTTGACGTTATGGCTTGTTGGCTATCATGCGTTCGGCTACGGCGCCTGGGGATCGGGGTATTACGTGGATCCGGCGAGAGAACCGCTGGAATTCATGAAGTCGATCGGATTTAAAGCTCCTTTGTTGCTTGCCGGGCAATGGTTGGGCTTCCCATTAGGCCCCGCTGCTGTCTTGCCTACGAATGTTGTTCGCATCGCCTGGCAAATTTCGCTTGCCGCGTCGGTTGTTATGGTTGCAGCGCTATCGCCTTTGCTGCGCCATAACGCCCTCGCTCGTTTTTGGGGATTGGGAATGTTGTTGTCGCTTCTCCCGATATGCGCCGTTTTCCCCAACGAACGCCTTTTCTTTTTCGTAGGGATTGGAACGATGGGCCTATTGTCTAAATTCATCCAAACGTTGCGGGAACATCCTTCCTGGTTTTACCGGCGTCGTTTTTGGCGCTTCTTCGCCTATGGCTTATCTGGCCTATTCCTCCTCATCCACGGAGTTCTCTCTCCGATGCTTCTGCCTCTTTCCTCTTTGGGTTCCACTTTTGTAGAACCTTTTATTGCCAAAGCGGCGGAGAGCCTCCCCAACGATTCTAATATCACTCAGCAAGATTTAATCCTCGTCAATCCTCCGCTCGTCTTCTTCGCCCATCACCTTCCTATTACGCTCTTTCTCCAAGATCGGCCTCTTCCGCATACCTTTCGCGTGCTCGCCCAAGGTTCCAGTTCGCTGCAAATCAAGCGCATTGGGGAACGCTCGCTGTCGATTCGACCGCAAGATGGTTTTATGAACACGGTAAACGAGATTCTCTTTCGCAGCGCCAGTCATCCTATGGCCGTAGGGCAAAAAGTCCTTATGACGGGCATGAGCGTAGAGATAGCGTCCCTTACGGCGGATGGCCGTCCGGTGGAAGCGATTTTCCGGTTCGACGTTCCTTTGGATGAGGCTTCCATGCGCTGGATGCAATGGAAAAATGGAGTTTACGTCCCATTCGTTCCTCCATCCATCGGGCAAACGATAACGTTGTCTCCAGTAACTCTTTTCGATCGATAACTCATGTTACGCGCAATGAAAACTAAAGGGATCTATTGCGAATGTCTTTTGAATCGCGAAAACGTGAAATAAAAAAGAAAAACGCAAAAAAAAGAAAATAAGTTGGCGCATGGGATCGCGCCGTGAAATCCTTTTTTTCCGTGAAATCCAAAAGAATCCCCGATATCCGTGATTCAAAAACTTCGTGGAATTCGAGATTTTTCGTGGTTTCGTGATTCAATAACGTAAAAAAATGAAATCCTTGTGCTCTTTTAAACGATTCTTATACTTGGCGTTGATATACCAACTCCGCAAGATAAAAATCATTGGCAGCATAACATTATTTAATGCGGATTGCCTCCTTTTCCATCGCGTGGCAAGATACAAAGTAAAAATTAGGCGAGCGAAGAGTTATGTTATCCATCATCCGGTTGTTGGATCGAATTCTCTGGTTGTATGAAGCGATCATTATAGTCCGATGCATTCTGTCATGGGCGCAAGCGTTGCCCAACAATCCTATTATCCGCTTTATTTACCAAATCACGGAACCGCTTATGGACGCCGTACGGCGCGCTTTTCCCTTTCTGGCGATGGGAGGATTCGATTTAAGCCCCATTGTCATTATTCTGCTAATTGACTTTACCCGCCGTTATCTTTACTCTTTGCTTATTCCTTTTTATTAAAAAATTACTTTCGCAGATTTCCAGAAGGGACAAAGCCGCCGCGAGGGCGGAGATGTCGACGAATTGAATAGGGGGCATTTATTATGAAACGTTCCATGTTCTTGTTTGCCATTTACGCATTTGTTTTTATGCCGCATTTGGCGCGAGCGGCGGACGATTCTCTTTCGATCCAAGCGATGACGTACAATATCCGCTACAACAATCCCGACGACGGCATTAACGCCTGGCCCAACCGCAGCCATCGCGTGGCGGAAATGATCGGAACCCGTTATCATGCGGATTTCGCGGGTCTGCAGGAAGCGAAATACGACCAGATTCAAGACCTGGAAAAGGCCCTTCCCGATTACGGCTGGTTTGGCGCGGCGAGAGACGACGGCGATAAAGCAGGAGAATTTTGTCCCATATTTTACCGAAAAGACCGATTCGAATTGCTGAAACAAAATACGTTCTGGCTGTCGGAAACGCCGGATGCCGCCGGTTCGAAATCGTGGAATTCCGACTGCGTCCGCATCGTTACGTGGGGGCAATTCCGCGATAAGAAGAGCGGAAAAATCTTTTATCATTTCAATACGCACTTCGACCACCGCAGCGAACTGGCGCGAGTGGAAAGCGCGAAGTTGATCTCCAAAAAAGCCGTCGAGATCGCGGGCGATTCGCCGGCGTTTTTAACGGGGGATTTCAATACGCAGGAAAAATCCCAACCCTACTCCATCATCGTAGGGAAAGAGAGCATCGGAGATTTCCGTTCCAGCTTCCAGGACGCCCGCTATCTATTGAAAGAGGGAAAGCATGAAGGCCCCACGTCCACTTTTACGATGGAAGGATGGACGAAGTACGGCGCTCCGGAAACCAAGATCGATTTCATTTTCATCCTTAAAGGTTTTGCGGTATTAAGGCATCGCGTATTGGACGACCAGTTCGACGGGCGATTCCCCTCCGATCATCTGCCGGTTTTGGCGGAGATCGAATTGCAATAGTTTTAGGGGATGCCAGATCGTTATCCGGTGAATTTGATAATAAAAATTGAGGCTCTTGCAAAATGGATAAAGTCTACGCTTTAATTCTCCCCCCAAGTTTGGGGGGAGTTAGAGGGGGGTTGATTTTATTAGGCTTAAGGCAACCCCCTCCTAACCTCCCCCAGGCTTGGGGGAGGAATAATGGAATTTTGCATGAGGCTCAATTGACAATCATTCCAGGAGTGTTTTTATGATTACTCCCACGCGCAAAGATCGAAACATGAAAATCATCCTAGACACCGGCATCGTCGCCGTGATCCGGGCGCAAAGCAGCGATCAACTCGTCCGCGTATTCGACGCGCTGATGGAGGGCGGCGTCAAAGCCATCGAAGTAACGATGACGACGCCCAACGCCCTCGACGTAATTCGCGATTTATCCAATAAGATGAAAAACGAAGAGGCCGTCGTTGGCGTCGGCACCGTCCTCGATCCCGAAACGGCGCGCGCCGCCATTCTGGCGGGAGCGGAATACGTCGTCTCCCCCACGCTCAACCTCGAAACCGTAAAAATGTGCCGCCGATATTCCGCCGCCGTCATTCCCGGCGCCTATACGCCTACGGAAATCCTGACGGCGTGGGAAGCAGGCGCGGACATCGTCAAGGTTTTCCCCGCTACTACGCTGGGGCCGGGCTTTTTCAAGGATGTTCTCGGCCCTCTGCCGCAAGTGCGCTTATCGCCAACGGGCGGCGTCAGTCTGGAGACGGTCAAAGATTTTATCAAAGCGGGAGCGTGCTGCGTGGCAGTCGGCGGCAACCTCGTGAGCAAAGCGGCGTTGGCGGAGCAAAACTGGAAGAAAATCGCCGAAACGGCGAAACAATTTATCCAACTCATCCAAGAAGCGAGAGCGTAGGAGAAAGGGAAGGTCATGGCTGATATCGTTACGTTTGGAGAAGCGATGGTGCGGTTGGCGCCGCCGGATTTCATGCGCTTGGAGCAGACGCATACCCTCGACGTCAAAATCGGCGGCGGCGAATATAACGTTTCCGTTGGCGCGGCGCGTCTGGGCTTAACCAGCGTCTTCGTCACCCGCCTGCCCAACAATCCTCTGGGCCGCATGATCGCCAACAAGGCCCGCGAGCACGGCGTCGATACATCCCATATCGTTTGGACCGACGGCGACCGCGCGGGTTTGTATTTCGTCGAGTTCGGCGCCAAACCGCGCGCCAGCAGCGTCCTCTACGACCGCAAGGATTCCGCCATCAGCCGCATCAAGCCGGGCATGGCGAATTGGGACGCCGTTTTTCCCGGCGCGAAAATTTATCACGTCAGCGGCATCACGCCCGCTCTTTCTGAAACCGCCGCCAAGACCACAAAAGAATCGATGCTGAAAGCCCGGCAATACGGCGTGACCATCAGCGTCGATCTCAATTACCGCGCCAAACTCTGGTCGGAAGCGGAAGCCCAAAAGTGCATGACGGAATTGATGGAATATACCGACATCCTCATCACCACCGAGGAAGATTGCATGCGCGTCTTCAAAATCGAGGGCGATAATTACGAAGAAGTGGCAAGCAAACTGCACGACCGCTTCGGTTTTAAAGCGGTGGCCATCACCCTGCGCGAAAATCTTTCCGTCTGGCGCAACAACTGGACCGCCATCGTGCTCTATGAAGGCAAGATTTACGACGCTCCCAACTACGAAGTGGAAATCGTTGACCGTGTCGGCGGCGGCGATTCCTTCTCGGCGGGTTTTCTGGCAGGCTATCTCACCGGCGACATTAGCTACGCCGTCAAATTCGGAGTAGCCTTCTCCGCTTTGAAACATTCCGTTCCCGGCGACCTCAACTGGTGTACGAAGACCGAAGCGGAAGCCCTTATGAAAGGCGGCGGCAACCTGCGCATCGTCCGCTAAAACCGCGCCGGTTAAACGTAAAGTGAAGAATCATGACAACCATTCGCACTCTTACGTTGAATCCGGTCATCGATTTGATCTATAGCGTGGATCGATTCGAAAAAGGCTCCACTTTCCGTTGCGACGATTTTCTTTATCTCCCAGCGGGAAAAGGAATCAATGTTACCAACGCCCTAGCCTGCATGGGAGAATCATCCTGCGCTTATCTACCACTGGGAAAAGATGATGTTCCGCTTTATATCGCCGCTTGCCGTCAACGGCCTATCGAATTGCATTATGCCGCGGGGGATTTTCGAATTCGCCGCCATTGCACCATTCTGGAGAGAAAAACCGGCTCCGTAACTCATGCGCAGACGCGCGGCGAAACTATGCCTCCCGCCCTTATGGATGAACTTGTGGAAGAACTTGTTGGCGGGATGGAACCGGAGGATATCGCGATTCTTTCCGGCAGCGTCCCGCCGGGCGTCTCTCCTTCGATCTACGCGGAAATCATAACCCGCTGCCAAAAAAAAGGCGCGCGAACGATTTTGGACGCCAGCGGCCCGCCGCTTCGGGAAGGCGCCGCCGCGCAACCTTTCCTGCTCAAAATCAACCAGAATGAAACGGAGCAGCTCCTGGGCGAATCCATGACGGAAGCGGCGGACATCGTCCGGGAAATTCATCGCCGCTTTGGGATTCCGCGCATCGTTATTTCGCTGGGAGAAAAAGGCGCCGTCGCGGGCGGCGAGGAAGGAATCATACGCCTGCGGCTTCCAATGGATCCATCCGAAGTCCGTGATACCGTAGGCTGCGGCGACGCGATGACGGGCGGGATCGCCTGGGGTATGAAAAGAGACCTCCCCTGGGAAGAAATCTGCCGTTGCGGCATAGCCTGGGCTTCCGCCGCCGCCTGTTGCGCTGGTCCCGCTCATTTGGATCCGCATTGCGTGGAAAAGATGCTTGATCGCGTGGAAATCCGCCGCATGGTTTCCCTATAAACTATAGGGCGAAAGAAATTCTCCATCCTTCAAGCAGGCTTCCTTATTTCTTAGCTAACATCAAAAATAAGGGATAGTCTTTATCCACTCCAGCGGCTGTTTTTTTCTTGATGACGTAAGGCGTGGAAAATCGGATGGAGTGGAATCCTATGTTTTCCGCCATTTTGGCCAGCGGCTCTCGATCAAAGCCAAAATGTTCGACGCCATCGTTATCGGAATGGAAATCGCCCTCTTCTTTATCCAAATCGACAAGGGCTAATTGCCCCGGTTGTTTAAGGGAATCGTTGAATTGCGATAATATCGAGTCCGTATTCTTGATATGATGGAATGTCATGGAGCAGATGGCGATATCGTATTCCCATCGGGGAATCGCATTCTTCATTCCATCCAACCATAGGAGGCCGATGTTATCCATTTCCTGTTGTCGGATTTTTCTCTCTAAAACCTCCAACATTCCGCGAGAAGAATCGATCGCCGCGATTTTTTTCACCAGCGGCTGGAAATGCAGAGTAACCAATCCCGTGCCCGCCCCATATTCCATCAGGGACATGTCAGAACGAATTTCCAACGAATGGATCATCGCATGTGCAATGGCGTCAGCCGCTTCAATGCGCCGGGATTCGTTATCGTAGGTTTGGGATTGGTTATCGAATGGATTCATGGCGTTTATCTCGTTGCTCCGATCGCCTCGTCCAGCAAAAAAAACAGCCTGCGAAAGCAGGCCGTTTTATTAAGCTCGCTTGAAACTATGCACTATCAATCCGCTCCCGTAATCTGCGTATAGCTGTCAGTGATCGTAGTGTAATCGGCGGTTACGTTGCGATATTTAGGAGCTAGGCTCGACGCATACGTTTCGCCGCCGATAACGAACAAATCGGAGCCTGGCGAGACGATAGCGCCGGGAGTGAAGATTTTCTTACTGGGATCGCCTGGCAGCCAGAGCGGAGTGGTTTCAATAGCGCGGAACGAATCGGAGAAGTTGGTAACGGGAGCGCCGTTGTTGCCGGTATTGGAAATATCATAAGCATTGGCTAGACCGACCGGATGCACCGTTCCATCGCCGGTCAGAACCAATAACCCTGTCGTCGTCGAATTCGCCGCCACGCCCAACTGCTTGTTCTCCTTGTTGGGAACCAACGCCAAATCGCGGGCGATGGGGAAGCCGAAGAAGGGTGGAATCGAGTTGACGGGAATCACATTGCCGTTCGAATCGATTTTCGGCGGGAAGGAAAGCGCCGCATCGCCGATGGCGAACACTCCGCCATATTCGTCGAGGAGATAGAAGCCCTTGCCGCTGGGGGTGATTTCAACATCTATGGCAACATCCCACCCGAAATAGGGTAGGTCGCCTTTATCGGCTTCCCAGGGACTGGCGAGGACGATGTTGTTGATCGGCTTGCCGAAATCCTCTTGCAGCATATCTTTGTCGTAAAGAATTTGGTTATCATTGTCCACATCGAAATCAAGCGCGAGACGGTTGGAGTGCACGGCGCCGAAACCGTCCAGAATGTAATAACCATTCGTCATGGCGATAGTTCTGTTTTCGATCGCGCTGGAATCGCTTTTGGATGGAGCGGTCAGTTGCGCGTATTCCGCCGATATTTCCAAGTCGCGGGCGATATCCGAACCCGAACCGAAATAGGCGAAAATTGGAGTGACGCTTTTTACATTTTGATTGAAATAAAGACGATTGACAGGATAATTAATGGGGCCGCCTTTTAGAAGGTCATTGACGGTAACTTCCGAACCGGAGATGTCGATCGTGCCCGGATAAAGGCTTTCGACGATTTCGGGCTCGCCGGTTTGAAGATTATCGAAGACGTAAGAAGGAAGATTGGTTGCGCCTACGGGATGCACGACGCCGTCGGCGTCCAGAACGAAGTAGCCGCGATAGCCGTAAGTTTCGTTTCTCCAGTCGGGAGAGATTTCAAGGTCTTTCGCTACGTCCCAGCCGAAATAAGGGACGGCGGAAAACGTAGAGTGCATTGCGCCTACCTGCGCCGGAGTCGATATCAAAACCGGCGTGGAATCCGGCGCGGTAACGGAAATCGGCGTATCCAACGTCAGGGAAAATTGACCGCCCAAAACATCCAAAGCGTACGCTCCTTTCAAGGAGCCGTCAGGATTGCCGACTAATTCGATGTCTTTGGCTACAGGAAAAGGAAACTGGAATTGGTTGGAGGTGTCAGCCAACTCTTTGAAAAGATAAGAGCTCAATTGATCGCCATTCTGGGAGACGCTGAATATCCGTCCTAAAGCATCCAGTATCAAAATACCATCTTGATTGGCTGTGGTAGGTTCGAATTGAGCGCTGGCGTTATTTACAAATACAACCGACAATACACTGATGCCGAGGAGCAGCCGTCTTAAGGCCATTTCGACCTCCTTAGAATGCGCATTGATAAACTTTTCCCGCATTATACTCTTATCCCTTGACTTGGCCTATTCGCCAACAAGGGGGCCCATACATAATTTTTATAATTAACCACCTTACCGAATTGGTGAGCCAGACTCAAGTCTTAAACCAGAAAAAAAATCCAAGAAATTTGTCCCGGTATCTCAATAAATTCATCCCATTCGAAGCGAATGAGGCTAAAAATCCTCAGTGCAGTATAAGGAAAAGTCCTCTCTATGTCAAGTGATAAATTTCGCTCAAGTACTGTAAAAACCAGGATCTGCGTGATTATTTTCTTGAAACTTGCCTCTTCCGGGATAAGAAGCGTTGTTGCTTGACCGCAATGCTGCGGGGTAGGAAATCCCCCGTTTCCTCTTTCTTACCGCCATTATTCCTTTGTTCTCTGCGGCCTTTTTATGTTTTTTGTTTTAACCTCCACGAATTAAAGAATTTAAATCGTTAGGCCGCCCAGAAGTTACATCGTTTTTAATATACCATAGAATATCGTACATCTCCAGAGTAAGTTTAATATTTTTTTAATGGTTGATAAAATATTTCTCTTCGATAATAGGAAAACGAGTATTCCCATGGCCGGGATTACAGTATTCGCCTTACGTCCTATCCTGCAAGGAATAAGTTTTCTCGACGATATGGCTTTCTGTGCGTTTTGAATCAACCGGCGCCGATAAGGTCGAGAACCTCCTCCGTTTTCGAACGCATCAACCGAATGTCTCCCCGCGATTCCACGTTCAATCGTATAACCGGCTCCGTATTCGATTTCCTTAAATTCATTCGCCAGGTCTCGAAGGCGATGGAGAGACCATCGATCTCATCGACGATGGGATTCATGCTCTCATAATAACGGCGGACTCTTTCAAAAATGGAGTCCGGTTCCTTCACTCGCCGGTTGATCTCGCCGCTGACTGGGTAGCGTTCGATGCGTTCTGCGATCAATGCCGACAGCGGATTTCCTCGTTGGCTCAAGATTTCCGCCATCAGCAGCCAGGGCGTCATTCCGCTGTCGCAATAGAAAAAGTCTTTGAAATAATGATGCGCCGACATTTCGCCGCCGTAGACGGCGTCTTCCCGCCGCATCATTTCTTTGATGAAAGCATGGCCCGATTTGCATGGTAGGGGAACGCCTCCGGCTTCCTCCACAAGTTCGATCGTATTCCATACCAAACGCGGATCGTAAACGATTTTAGCGCCGGGACGCTTGGCCAGCAACGCTTGGGCTAGAAAACCAACGATGTAATAGCCTTCGATAAACTCCCCATTCTCGTCGAAGAAAAAACAGCGATCGAAGTCGCCATCCCATGCGATGCCTAGCTCCGCATGGGATTCCTTTACCGCCCGGCTGGTATTAAAACGGTTTTCCGGCAAAAGAGGATTGGGAACGCCGTGGGGAAAGGAGGGATCCGGTAGATGATGGATTTTTACGAATTCGAAGGGCAAATGCTTCTCCAATTGGTCCAGGATAATACCCGCTCCGCCGTTGCCTGCGTTGACGACGATTTTCATCGGTTTGAGTTGGCCGATATCCACGCCGCCTAATAGGCGTTGGATATAGGCGTCCGTACAATCGAACGTCTTAACCTGACCGATTCGCTCCGGCGCCGCAAATACTCCCGCCAGACAAAGGCGCTCGATCTCCTTTAGTCCCGTCTCGGAGCCTACGGGCCGCGATTCGCGGCGAACGATTTTCATGCCGTTGTATTCTGGGGGATTGTGGCTGGCGGTGATCATGATTCCCCCGTCCATTTGTTGATGGGCGACGGCGAAATAGACCATTTCGGTTCCGCACAAACCCATGTCGAAAACATCGGCGCCGCCTTCGGTCAGCCCTTTCGCCAGCGCTTGGCTCAGCGCCTCGCCCGAAGCGCGGATATCGCGCCCAATGACGAATGTTTTCGCCGAGAGATATTGCGCGGCGGCGCGTCCAATTTTGTACGCCAATTCGGGATTCAGTTCCGAAGGGACGACGCCCCGCACGTCATAAGCCTTGAAACACGGAATCGAGGATATGCGGTTCATAGGCAGCGCTCATTGTTTTTCTATTTCATGTTTATTCGTGGTTTCAAAATTAATTCGCGTCTTCGCGATTCAAATTTGCGTCGCTCCGCGATTTTTCAATTCCTCTACAATTAGGCGTACATCCTGCGCCCGGTCGCGGCGGCAGACGAGCACGCCGTCTTCCGTAACGGCGATGATGGCGTTTTCCATTCCCGCCGCGCCCACGGCCATTTTCTCCATTCCCGGCTCATTGTAAACGATGACGTTGCGGCAATCCACGAGCGCCGCTCCCCCATAGACGGTGTTTCGATTCGAATCGCGGGATTGGAAGCGGGCGAGCGAATCCCAGGCTCCGGCATCGTCCCAGGCGAAATCCCCCAGGGCGACGTATACGTTTTCCGCTTTTTCCATCAGGCCGTAGTCGATGGAGATATTGGGCATTCTTTCGAAAATTTCCGCAATTTCTTTCTCGGCGCCGGTATTCCGCTGCAATATTTCCGCCATCCGCAAAACGCTTTGCGCCAGATCGGGCAGAGCGCGTTGCAGACTTTTAAGAAAGGTGGAGATGCGCCAAAAGAACATGCCGCTGTTCCAGTAATAGAATCGAGAGGCCTGATACCGTTCCGCATCTTCCTGGTGGGGTTTTTCCAGAAACTGGGCCGCGCGATAGATGGGAACGCCGCCGCTTTCGGTAACGGGCTTGTTCAATTCGGCGATTTGGATATAACCGAAACCCGTCTCTGGGCGCGTAGGATGCGTCCCGATCGCCACCAGCGCTTCGTTCTCCTCCGCCCACCGCAGCGCGGCGGCGAGAGTGCTCCGGAAGCGCCCGTTGTCGCCGATGCGATGATCGGCGGTCGTTACTGACATAAGAATATCTTCCGCATCGGGAAAACGGGCCAACGCATGGGCGGCGGCGAAAGCGATGCAGCCCGACGTATTGCGCCGCATCGGTTCCCCCAATACATTTTCGGCGGGGATTTGCGGCAAGGCGGAGCGAATAACCGCCTGCAAATCGGCGTTGGCGCCGATGAAAATCCGTTCGGGAGGAATTAGGGGCGCCAACCGATCGACGGCTTCCTCCAGCATCGTTTTCGTCTCGCTGGTCAGACGCAACAGCTGCTTGGGACGCAAACGGCGGCTGATAGGCCAAAATCGCTCCCCCGACCCGCCCGCCATAATAATTCCGACGGTAGGAATACTCATCCCGATTCCTCCTAAAAAATTTTCTCTATTGTAACGCGGAATAGACGCAGAAGGAGCCTTGCGGGACAGTGTGACTGCGGAGACGGGGAGAAAGATTGATGGGTCACGTTTTTTGATCCATCAATCTTTTCATCATTCATCATTCATCATTCATCACTCCTCATTCATCATTCATCGAAACAGCCTTTTTTCCCCTTCCAATTTCGGATAGAGTAATCGAATCAGCAATTCCGACTGTTTTTTGTGATAAGATTGGTTGCTA includes:
- a CDS encoding class I SAM-dependent methyltransferase is translated as MNPFDNQSQTYDNESRRIEAADAIAHAMIHSLEIRSDMSLMEYGAGTGLVTLHFQPLVKKIAAIDSSRGMLEVLERKIRQQEMDNIGLLWLDGMKNAIPRWEYDIAICSMTFHHIKNTDSILSQFNDSLKQPGQLALVDLDKEEGDFHSDNDGVEHFGFDREPLAKMAENIGFHSIRFSTPYVIKKKTAAGVDKDYPLFLMLAKK
- a CDS encoding hexose kinase; translated protein: MTTIRTLTLNPVIDLIYSVDRFEKGSTFRCDDFLYLPAGKGINVTNALACMGESSCAYLPLGKDDVPLYIAACRQRPIELHYAAGDFRIRRHCTILERKTGSVTHAQTRGETMPPALMDELVEELVGGMEPEDIAILSGSVPPGVSPSIYAEIITRCQKKGARTILDASGPPLREGAAAQPFLLKINQNETEQLLGESMTEAADIVREIHRRFGIPRIVISLGEKGAVAGGEEGIIRLRLPMDPSEVRDTVGCGDAMTGGIAWGMKRDLPWEEICRCGIAWASAAACCAGPAHLDPHCVEKMLDRVEIRRMVSL
- a CDS encoding carbohydrate-binding family 9-like protein, with amino-acid sequence MFEKIAQPILAITCFCILMQDSAFAGYPSFLDGETPKDYVCCRASSLMNIDGRLDESSWADASWTDPFQDIEGDKKPAPRYATRAKMLWDDEYFYIAAYLEEPHVWGTLTERDCVIFNDNDFEVFIDPNGDNHEYYEFEMNALNTVWDLFLPKPYKDGVEPQNDWNIAGLKTGVHIDGTINDPSDEDKGWSLEIAFPWKALAQYAHCPAPPQNGDYWRIDFSRVEWQIRIEDGKYRKVPRTKEDNWIWSPPGVIDMHRPERWGYVQFSTAKPGVDSFQPDAAYGAKIYLHKIYYAQREFQKQNQRWANNLEELQLNQIALPPGTSAPRIESTTDGYTASLELTLPGGAVKKWNIRQDSLLWKD
- a CDS encoding endonuclease/exonuclease/phosphatase family protein; translation: MKRSMFLFAIYAFVFMPHLARAADDSLSIQAMTYNIRYNNPDDGINAWPNRSHRVAEMIGTRYHADFAGLQEAKYDQIQDLEKALPDYGWFGAARDDGDKAGEFCPIFYRKDRFELLKQNTFWLSETPDAAGSKSWNSDCVRIVTWGQFRDKKSGKIFYHFNTHFDHRSELARVESAKLISKKAVEIAGDSPAFLTGDFNTQEKSQPYSIIVGKESIGDFRSSFQDARYLLKEGKHEGPTSTFTMEGWTKYGAPETKIDFIFILKGFAVLRHRVLDDQFDGRFPSDHLPVLAEIELQ
- a CDS encoding YggT family protein; translation: MLSIIRLLDRILWLYEAIIIVRCILSWAQALPNNPIIRFIYQITEPLMDAVRRAFPFLAMGGFDLSPIVIILLIDFTRRYLYSLLIPFY
- a CDS encoding bifunctional 2-keto-4-hydroxyglutarate aldolase/2-keto-3-deoxy-6-phosphogluconate aldolase, whose translation is MITPTRKDRNMKIILDTGIVAVIRAQSSDQLVRVFDALMEGGVKAIEVTMTTPNALDVIRDLSNKMKNEEAVVGVGTVLDPETARAAILAGAEYVVSPTLNLETVKMCRRYSAAVIPGAYTPTEILTAWEAGADIVKVFPATTLGPGFFKDVLGPLPQVRLSPTGGVSLETVKDFIKAGACCVAVGGNLVSKAALAEQNWKKIAETAKQFIQLIQEARA
- a CDS encoding sugar kinase, which translates into the protein MADIVTFGEAMVRLAPPDFMRLEQTHTLDVKIGGGEYNVSVGAARLGLTSVFVTRLPNNPLGRMIANKAREHGVDTSHIVWTDGDRAGLYFVEFGAKPRASSVLYDRKDSAISRIKPGMANWDAVFPGAKIYHVSGITPALSETAAKTTKESMLKARQYGVTISVDLNYRAKLWSEAEAQKCMTELMEYTDILITTEEDCMRVFKIEGDNYEEVASKLHDRFGFKAVAITLRENLSVWRNNWTAIVLYEGKIYDAPNYEVEIVDRVGGGDSFSAGFLAGYLTGDISYAVKFGVAFSALKHSVPGDLNWCTKTEAEALMKGGGNLRIVR